In one Colletotrichum destructivum chromosome 2, complete sequence genomic region, the following are encoded:
- a CDS encoding Putative PWWP domain-containing protein — protein MSDEPTASGQSAPAATEEVEKKVEETSTAAEASEEPAPTVDNAKPSDSGAPAKDNAEDKEAQKEDTKKTDYAESSGKTDEPSKDEDADVEMKDTTDAPETKETSKPVAAADAEAAPAADADAADKSKSRRRSSGIPEHKGKKLSKKASKAKFFHTNAQPGDHFLVKLKGYPQWPVIVCDEEMLPETLIKSRPVTAQRADGTYREDYADGGKRQNDRTFPVMYLRTNEFGWVPNSALQELSADRATELLTDKVKKVELRDAFELAIEQHPLHYYKEELQKYQEELAQKQAAKDAREAAKKNKKKAPAVIEDEDEDVDMADAADEEVAEPKEKSKTKKRKADEEAVSTPVRTDSAKKPKIKLNTSSTPKTTNGATPKSGKESAAKPAKSKSSKKDGTEKKAEKEVPKEPELTAEEKHHRKEKEVLFLRHKLQKGLLTRDQEPKEEEMKMMSDYITKLESFPDLEVSIIRSTKINKVLKAILKLDSIPKEEEFNFNRRSQTLLDKWTKILAGGDTAAAPAASVTPAPTNGVNGTKAEEKKDTPAVSEGVKEASKDAEKLEEADKVADKEEKDKKPEQPEQPEKADEEPKKGDEPAEKSAEESAPAAPEPVEAKA, from the exons ATGTCTGACGAGCCGACCGCCAGCGGCCAATCCGCGCCTGCCGCGACTGAGGAGGTTGAGAAGAAGGTTGAGGAAACCTCGACGGCTGCTGAAGCTTCTGAGGAACCTGCACCTACTGTTGACAACGCGAAACCCTCCGATTCCGGCGCGCCTGCCAAGGACAATgccgaggacaaggaggcgCAGAAGGAGGACACCAAGAAGACAGACT ACGCGGAATCCTCTGGCAAGACAGACGAGCCATCCaaggacgaagacgccgacgtcgagatgAAGGACACTACTGATGCACCCGAGACGAAGGAGACCTCTAagcctgttgctgctgctgatgctgaggcagcgcctgctgctgatgctgatgctgcagACAAATCCAAGTCGCGTCGCAGATCGTCTGGCATTCCCGAGCACAAGGGAAAGAAACTTAGCAAGAAGGCATCTAAGGCCAAGTTCTTCCATACCAACGCGCAGCCTGGAGACCACTTCCTGGTCAAGCTCAAGGGATACCCTCAATGGCCTGTCATTGTCTGCGATGAGGAAATGCTCCCTGAGACCTTGATCAAGAGTCGTCCTGTTACTGCGCAACGCGCTGATGGCACGTATCGTGAGGACTATGCCGATGGTGGCAAGCGACAGAACGACCGCACATTCCCTGTCATGTACCTCCGCACAAACGAGTT CGGCTGGGTGCCGAACTCTGCGCTCCAGGAGCTGTCTGCTGACAGGGCCACTGAACTTCTTACTGATAAGGTTAAGAAGGTTGAGTTGCGTGACGCTTTTGAGCTTGCCATCGAACAGCACCCTCTTCACTACTACAAGGAGGAACTGCAGAAGTACCAGGAGGAGCTTGCCCAGAAGCAGGCTGCCAAGGATGCCAGAGAAGCCgcaaagaagaacaagaagaaggctcCTGCAGTCattgaggatgaggatgaggatgtcgACATGGCTGATGCTGCTGACGAGGAAGTTGCTGAGCCCAAGGAGAAATCCAAGACAAAGAAGCGCAAGGCTGATGAAGAGGCCGTCAGT ACTCCAGTTCGGACTGATTCTGCTAAGAAGCCCAAGATCAAGCTTAACACATCCTCCACTCCTAAGACAACAAATGGAGCTACACCAAAGTCTGGCAAGGAGTCTGCTGCGAAGCCTGCAAAGTCCAAGTCGTCAAAGAAGGACGGTACTGAGAAGAAGGCTGAGAAGGAGGTCCCCAAGGAGCCTGAGCTTACAGCTGAAGAGAAGCATCATCGCAAAGAG AAAGAGGTTCTCTTCTTGCGCCACAAGCTCCAAAAGGGTCTTTTGACGAGAGACCAAGAGcccaaggaagaagagatgaagatgatgtcgGACTACATTACCAAGCTTGAGAGCTTCCCGGATCTTGAGGTCTCAATCATTCGCTCAACCAAGATCAACAAGGTTCTGAAGGCCATCCTGAAGCTCGACTCGATTCCCAAGGAAGAGGAGTTCAACTTCAACCGTCGGTCGCAGACCTTGTTGGACAAGTGGACCAAGATCCTGGCCGGAGGCGACACTGCAGCAGCCCCTGCGGCATCTGTCACTCCTGCGCCGACCAACGGTGTTAATGGCACCAAGgctgaggagaagaaggataCGCCTGCTGTCTCCGAAGGTGTTAAGGAGGCGAGCAAAGATGcagagaagctcgaggaggctgacaaggtcgccgacaaggaggagaaggataAGAAGCCTGAGCAGCCTGAGCAACCCGAGAAGGCGGATGAGGAGCCCAAAAAGGGCGATGAGCCTGCGGAGAagtcggccgaggag TCAGCACCTGCAGCGCCGGAACCGGTTGAAGCCAAGGCTTAG